The following proteins are co-located in the Pseudomonas sp. ATCC 13867 genome:
- the aceF gene encoding dihydrolipoyllysine-residue acetyltransferase, whose protein sequence is MSETIRVPDIGNGQGEVIELLVKVGDRVEAEQSLLTLESDKASMEIPCPRAGVVKAIKVKIGDTLKEGDDILELEAEGGAAEAPAPTPPAAAAPKPPATPEPRPAAGGGGLETIKVPDIGNGQGEIIELMVKVGDRIEADQSLLTLESDKASMEIPAPKAGVVKAIKVKIGDTLKEGDDILELETEGGAPAASAPAEPAPAAQDTPAATPATAPAPSGGGVETIRVPDIGNGEGQVIELMVKAGDRIEADQSLLTLESDKASMEIPAPKAGVVKALQVKIGDTLKEGDAILELEVAGGAAPAQAQSRVQTPSAEQPVARAEPPKAPDVSPVGAPSRDGAKVHAGPAVRMVAREFGVDLAQVKGTGPKDRILKEDVQAFVKEQLQRGKSASAGTTGGAGIPPIPEVDFSKFGEVEEVAMTRLMQVGAANLHRSWLNVPHVTQFESADITEAEAFRIAQKAAAEKAGTKLTILPILLKACAHLLRELPDFNSSLAPSGKALIRKKYVHIGFAVDTPDGLLVPVIRDVDRKSLLQLAAEAAELAEKARTKKLSADAMQGACFTISSLGHIGGTGFTPIVNAPEVAILGVSKAAIQPVWDGKAFQPRLMLPLSLSYDHRVINGAAAARFTRRLGELLGDIRSLLL, encoded by the coding sequence ATGAGCGAGACCATCCGCGTACCCGACATCGGCAACGGCCAGGGCGAAGTCATCGAACTGCTGGTCAAGGTCGGCGACCGCGTGGAGGCCGAACAGAGCCTGCTGACGCTGGAGTCGGACAAGGCCAGCATGGAAATCCCCTGTCCCCGCGCCGGCGTGGTGAAAGCCATCAAGGTGAAGATCGGCGACACCCTCAAGGAAGGCGACGACATCCTCGAGCTGGAGGCCGAAGGCGGAGCCGCCGAAGCGCCGGCCCCCACCCCGCCCGCCGCCGCGGCTCCGAAACCGCCCGCAACGCCCGAGCCCCGACCCGCTGCCGGTGGCGGCGGCCTGGAAACCATCAAGGTCCCGGATATCGGCAACGGCCAGGGCGAGATCATCGAACTGATGGTCAAGGTCGGCGACCGCATCGAAGCCGACCAGAGCCTGCTGACCCTGGAATCCGACAAGGCCAGCATGGAAATCCCCGCGCCGAAAGCCGGCGTGGTGAAGGCGATCAAGGTGAAGATCGGCGACACGCTCAAGGAAGGCGACGACATCCTCGAGCTGGAAACCGAGGGTGGCGCGCCGGCCGCCAGCGCGCCCGCCGAACCGGCGCCGGCGGCGCAAGACACGCCCGCCGCAACACCGGCAACGGCACCCGCCCCTTCAGGTGGTGGCGTGGAAACCATCCGGGTGCCGGACATCGGCAATGGCGAGGGCCAGGTCATCGAACTGATGGTCAAGGCCGGCGACCGCATCGAGGCCGACCAGAGCCTGCTGACCCTGGAATCCGACAAGGCCAGCATGGAAATCCCCGCGCCGAAAGCCGGCGTGGTGAAGGCGCTCCAGGTGAAGATCGGCGACACCCTCAAGGAAGGCGATGCCATCCTCGAACTGGAAGTCGCCGGTGGCGCCGCGCCGGCCCAGGCTCAATCCCGGGTTCAGACGCCCAGCGCGGAGCAGCCCGTCGCCAGGGCCGAGCCGCCCAAGGCGCCGGACGTCTCCCCGGTGGGCGCGCCCAGCCGCGATGGCGCCAAGGTCCATGCCGGTCCGGCGGTGCGCATGGTCGCCCGCGAGTTCGGTGTCGATCTCGCCCAGGTGAAAGGCACCGGTCCGAAAGACCGCATCCTCAAGGAGGACGTGCAGGCGTTCGTCAAGGAGCAGTTGCAACGCGGCAAGTCGGCGTCGGCCGGTACCACTGGCGGGGCTGGCATCCCGCCGATCCCGGAAGTCGACTTCAGCAAGTTCGGCGAAGTGGAAGAAGTCGCCATGACCCGCCTGATGCAGGTCGGCGCCGCCAACCTGCACCGCAGCTGGCTCAACGTGCCCCACGTCACCCAGTTCGAGTCCGCCGACATCACCGAGGCGGAAGCCTTCCGCATCGCGCAGAAAGCGGCGGCGGAAAAGGCCGGGACCAAGCTGACCATCCTGCCGATCCTGCTCAAGGCCTGCGCCCATCTGCTGCGCGAGCTGCCGGACTTCAACAGCTCCCTGGCTCCCAGCGGCAAGGCGCTGATCCGCAAGAAGTACGTGCACATCGGCTTCGCCGTGGACACCCCGGACGGCCTGCTGGTGCCGGTGATCCGCGACGTCGACCGGAAGAGCCTGCTGCAACTGGCCGCCGAGGCCGCCGAACTGGCGGAGAAGGCGCGGACCAAGAAGCTCTCCGCCGACGCCATGCAGGGCGCCTGCTTCACCATCTCCAGCCTGGGGCATATCGGCGGCACCGGCTTCACGCCGATCGTCAACGCGCCGGAAGTGGCGATCCTCGGCGTCAGCAAGGCGGCGATACAGCCGGTGTGGGACGGCAAGGCCTTCCAGCCGCGCCTGATGCTGCCGCTATCGCTGTCCTACGACCACCGGGTGATCAACGGCGCGGCGGCGGCGCGGTTCACCCGGCGGCTGGGCGAGTTGCTGGGGGATATTCGCAGTCTGCTGTTGTAA
- a CDS encoding MBL fold metallo-hydrolase: protein MSATLQPFFDPATSTYSYVVADPGTGRCAIVDPVLDYDAAAGRIGYGNARSIRDYVREQGLTVEWLLETHLHADHLSASAWLKDELGGRLAIGAAIAPVQHTFAGLLNLGAAFPCDGSQFDHLFSDGERFFIGELEAEALHTPGHTPACMTYRVGDAAFVGDTLFMPDYGTARCDFPGGDARQLYRSIQRLFALPDETRLFMCHDYLTPDRQEHAYETTVARQRRDNVHVHDGVGEEAFVAMRRQRDATLHAPALIWPSIQVNMRGGVLPEAEDNGVRYLRIPLDRM, encoded by the coding sequence ATGAGCGCCACTCTCCAACCCTTCTTCGATCCGGCCACCTCCACCTACAGCTATGTGGTGGCCGACCCCGGCACCGGGCGCTGCGCCATCGTCGACCCGGTGCTCGACTACGATGCCGCCGCCGGACGCATCGGTTACGGCAATGCCCGGAGCATCCGCGACTACGTGCGCGAACAGGGGCTGACGGTGGAGTGGCTGCTGGAGACCCACCTGCATGCCGATCACCTGTCCGCCTCGGCCTGGCTCAAGGACGAACTGGGCGGGCGGCTGGCCATCGGCGCAGCCATTGCGCCGGTGCAGCACACCTTCGCCGGGTTGCTCAACCTGGGCGCGGCGTTTCCCTGCGACGGCAGCCAGTTCGACCACCTGTTCAGCGATGGCGAGCGTTTCTTCATTGGTGAGCTGGAAGCCGAGGCGCTGCATACCCCCGGCCACACGCCGGCGTGCATGACCTACCGGGTGGGCGATGCGGCCTTCGTCGGCGACACCCTGTTCATGCCCGACTACGGCACCGCCCGCTGCGACTTCCCAGGCGGCGATGCGCGCCAGCTGTACCGCTCGATCCAGCGATTGTTCGCGCTGCCGGACGAGACCCGGCTGTTCATGTGCCACGACTACCTGACGCCGGATCGGCAGGAGCACGCGTACGAAACCACCGTCGCGCGGCAGCGCAGGGACAACGTGCACGTGCACGATGGCGTGGGCGAGGAGGCTTTCGTCGCCATGCGCCGGCAGCGCGACGCGACGCTGCATGCGCCAGCGCTGATCTGGCCGTCGATCCAGGTGAACATGCGCGGTGGGGTGCTGCCGGAGGCGGAGGACAACGGCGTGCGCTATTTGAGGATTCCGCTGGATCGGATGTGA
- a CDS encoding DUF6691 family protein, whose protein sequence is MGKIVAFLAGLLFGVGLLLSGLANPAKVLGFLDLAGRWDPSLALVMAAAIGVALPFFAWARRHDRALLGGAMQLPTRRDLDGQLIGGSLLFGVGWGIAGICPGPALVTVAAGYWQGALFCLAMLAGVGLHAGYEWQRDATRRPA, encoded by the coding sequence ATGGGCAAGATCGTCGCGTTTCTGGCCGGGCTGCTGTTCGGCGTCGGCCTGCTGCTGTCGGGGCTGGCCAATCCGGCGAAGGTGCTGGGTTTCCTCGATCTCGCCGGGCGCTGGGACCCGTCGCTGGCGCTGGTGATGGCGGCCGCCATCGGCGTGGCGCTGCCGTTCTTCGCCTGGGCGCGGCGGCATGATCGCGCGCTGCTGGGTGGGGCCATGCAGTTGCCCACGCGGCGCGATCTGGATGGCCAACTGATCGGCGGAAGCCTGTTGTTCGGAGTCGGCTGGGGGATTGCCGGCATCTGTCCGGGACCGGCGCTGGTGACCGTTGCCGCCGGCTACTGGCAGGGCGCGCTGTTCTGCCTGGCCATGCTGGCGGGCGTGGGCCTGCACGCCGGCTACGAATGGCAACGCGACGCGACGAGGAGACCCGCATGA
- a CDS encoding YeeE/YedE family protein has translation MIDWTSFTPWSALAGGALIGLAAGLFAVLDGRIAGISGLLGGLFKRAAWGGEGSLFLLGLLAAPLLWALLRPLPEIRFDAGWATLLVAGLLVGVGSRFGSGCTSGHGVCGLSRLSGRSLVATLCFMGTGFTTVFILRHLLGG, from the coding sequence ATGATCGACTGGACCAGCTTCACACCCTGGAGCGCCCTGGCCGGTGGCGCGTTGATCGGGCTGGCGGCGGGGCTCTTCGCCGTGCTCGATGGCCGTATCGCCGGCATCAGCGGTTTGCTCGGCGGCCTGTTCAAGCGCGCCGCGTGGGGCGGGGAGGGATCACTGTTCCTGCTCGGCCTGCTGGCGGCGCCGCTGCTGTGGGCGCTGCTGCGGCCGCTGCCGGAGATTCGCTTCGACGCCGGCTGGGCGACCTTGCTGGTGGCGGGGTTGCTGGTCGGCGTCGGCAGCCGCTTCGGCTCCGGCTGCACCAGCGGGCATGGCGTCTGTGGCCTGTCGCGGCTGTCCGGCCGCTCCCTGGTGGCGACGCTGTGCTTCATGGGCACCGGCTTCACCACCGTGTTCATCCTGCGTCACCTGCTGGGAGGCTGA
- a CDS encoding ArsR/SmtB family transcription factor, whose translation MTATTLDPADALRLHQSAESACQLLKALANTDRLMLLCQLAQGELNVGELEALTGISQPTLSQQLAVLRREELVETRREGKQVYYRIASQQALAVIETLYRLFCAEAAK comes from the coding sequence ATGACCGCCACCACGCTCGACCCCGCCGACGCGCTGCGTCTGCATCAATCCGCCGAATCCGCCTGCCAGCTGCTCAAGGCGCTGGCCAACACCGACCGCCTGATGCTGCTCTGCCAGTTGGCCCAGGGCGAGCTGAACGTCGGCGAGCTGGAAGCCCTCACCGGCATCAGCCAGCCCACCCTGTCGCAGCAACTGGCCGTGCTGCGCCGCGAAGAACTGGTGGAAACCCGCCGCGAGGGCAAGCAGGTCTACTACCGCATTGCCAGCCAGCAGGCGCTGGCGGTGATCGAGACGCTGTACCGGCTGTTCTGCGCGGAGGCAGCGAAATGA
- a CDS encoding GNAT family N-acetyltransferase, translated as MGGGLLEQAELFAARHGCNVLRLAVRVDNSVAIGLYEWRGYRRSGHIRGFYADAADAWRYEQPLI; from the coding sequence CTGGGCGGTGGCCTGCTGGAGCAGGCGGAACTGTTCGCCGCGCGGCACGGCTGCAACGTGCTGCGGCTTGCAGTGCGCGTCGATAACAGTGTTGCCATCGGCCTCTACGAATGGCGGGGTTATCGGCGCTCCGGCCATATCCGGGGGTTCTACGCGGACGCTGCCGATGCCTGGCGCTATGAGCAGCCGCTGATCTGA
- a CDS encoding WD40/YVTN/BNR-like repeat-containing protein: MDDRLLVATRKGLFTFQRGANGWQEARREFIGEPLSMVLADPRDETLYAALNLGHFGCKLWRQRPGEAWQEVAVPVYPPQPDPLPTPKEGDAPPAPWTLQQIWCLETGGASEPGVLWAGTIPGGLFRSADAGDSWELNRSLWDRPERARWFGGGYDWPGIHSVSVDPRDSQHLTVGVSCGGVWQSDDGGANWRNTTAGMYADYMPPELREDGAIQDPHRLVQCPAQPDRLWVQHHNGIFTSADGGARWHDVPVKPSSFGFAVAVHPTQPDTAWFVPAVKDECRVPVDGRFVVTRTRDGGASFEVLDGGLPQGPAFDLVYRHGLAVDDDGVCLAMGSTTGGLWLSENGGDHWQCLSANLPPIYCVRFG, encoded by the coding sequence ATGGACGATCGACTGCTGGTGGCGACCCGCAAGGGGCTGTTCACCTTCCAGCGTGGCGCGAACGGCTGGCAGGAGGCGCGCCGCGAATTTATCGGCGAGCCCCTGAGCATGGTGCTGGCCGATCCCCGCGACGAAACCCTCTACGCCGCCCTCAACCTCGGCCACTTCGGCTGCAAGCTGTGGCGCCAGCGTCCCGGCGAGGCCTGGCAGGAGGTCGCCGTGCCGGTCTACCCGCCGCAGCCGGACCCATTGCCGACCCCGAAGGAGGGCGATGCCCCGCCCGCGCCCTGGACCCTGCAACAGATCTGGTGCCTGGAGACCGGCGGCGCCAGCGAACCGGGCGTGCTCTGGGCCGGGACCATTCCCGGCGGGCTGTTCCGCAGCGCCGACGCTGGCGACAGCTGGGAGCTGAATCGTTCGCTATGGGACCGCCCCGAGCGCGCCCGCTGGTTCGGCGGCGGCTACGACTGGCCGGGCATCCACTCGGTCAGCGTGGATCCGCGCGACAGCCAGCACCTGACCGTGGGGGTGTCCTGCGGCGGCGTCTGGCAGAGCGACGACGGCGGCGCCAACTGGCGCAACACCACGGCGGGCATGTACGCCGACTACATGCCGCCGGAACTGCGCGAGGACGGTGCCATCCAGGACCCGCACCGCCTGGTGCAGTGCCCGGCGCAACCCGACCGCCTGTGGGTGCAGCACCACAACGGCATCTTCACCTCCGCCGATGGCGGCGCGCGCTGGCACGATGTGCCGGTCAAACCCTCCAGCTTCGGCTTCGCCGTCGCGGTGCACCCGACCCAGCCGGATACCGCTTGGTTCGTCCCGGCGGTGAAGGACGAATGCCGGGTGCCGGTGGACGGCCGCTTCGTGGTTACCCGTACCCGCGATGGCGGCGCCAGTTTCGAGGTGCTGGACGGCGGACTGCCGCAAGGCCCGGCATTCGACCTGGTGTACCGCCACGGCCTGGCGGTGGACGACGATGGTGTGTGCCTGGCGATGGGCTCCACCACCGGTGGGCTGTGGCTGTCGGAGAATGGTGGCGACCATTGGCAATGCCTCTCGGCCAACCTGCCGCCGATCTACTGCGTGCGCTTCGGCTGA
- a CDS encoding MoaD/ThiS family protein, protein MCRIVFAPSIQRHVALEERELAAPTLRAALETVFAEAPALRGYLLDDQGGLRRHLTIFIDGLRLRDRARLSDALAADSEVYVVQALSGG, encoded by the coding sequence ATGTGCCGCATCGTCTTCGCTCCCTCGATCCAGCGCCACGTCGCACTGGAGGAACGCGAGCTGGCGGCGCCGACGTTGCGCGCGGCGCTGGAGACGGTATTCGCCGAGGCGCCGGCCCTGCGCGGCTACCTGCTGGACGACCAGGGCGGGCTGCGCCGGCACCTGACGATATTCATCGACGGCCTGCGCCTGCGCGACCGCGCCCGCCTCAGCGATGCGCTGGCGGCGGACAGTGAGGTCTACGTGGTCCAGGCCCTGAGCGGCGGTTAG
- a CDS encoding glutamine synthetase family protein, whose product MNFASVQEAHTFLAQNPDIEMVELFILDANGVPRGKLLHREELLAVYQSGRPLPSTILGLTMHGEDVEDSGLVWDVGDIDCRAYPLAGSLVRLPWRQIPTAAVQVSMHPEQGKPADIADPRHVLIHVIDGLKAAGYHPVMACELEFYLLDAKRDANGRPQPALDADGGRPRATQVYGLRELEQIEPFLADLYAACKAQGIPARTAISEYAPGQVEITLEHGDALTAMDQAVRYKRLVKGVAHKHGMQACFMAKPFDDLAGTGMHMHVSLADAEGNNLFASEDPAGTPLLRQSVGGMLKSLLDSLLLFCPNANSYRRFQANSYAPLAPTWGCDNRTVSLRVPGGPAHTRHVEHRICGADANPYLAAAAILAGIHRGIREEIDPGAPVEGNGYAQAKELLPTDWLTSLRALERSSWARDALGHEFLGVYLKVKQAEYRQFMGEVGEQDWRWYLTQA is encoded by the coding sequence ATGAATTTCGCCTCCGTGCAAGAAGCCCACACCTTCCTGGCCCAGAACCCCGATATCGAGATGGTCGAGCTGTTCATCCTCGACGCCAACGGCGTGCCGCGCGGCAAGCTGCTGCACCGCGAGGAACTGCTCGCCGTGTACCAGTCCGGCCGGCCGCTGCCGAGCACCATCCTCGGCCTGACCATGCACGGCGAGGATGTGGAGGATTCCGGGCTGGTCTGGGACGTGGGCGACATCGACTGCCGCGCCTACCCGCTGGCCGGCAGCCTGGTGCGCCTGCCCTGGCGGCAGATTCCCACGGCGGCGGTGCAGGTCAGCATGCACCCCGAGCAAGGCAAGCCGGCGGACATCGCCGACCCGCGCCATGTCCTGATCCACGTGATCGACGGTCTCAAGGCCGCTGGCTACCACCCGGTGATGGCCTGCGAGCTGGAGTTCTACCTGCTGGACGCCAAGCGCGACGCCAACGGCCGCCCGCAACCGGCGCTGGATGCCGACGGCGGCCGCCCGCGCGCCACCCAGGTCTACGGCCTGCGCGAGCTGGAACAGATCGAGCCGTTCCTCGCCGACCTCTATGCCGCGTGCAAGGCTCAGGGCATTCCGGCGCGCACGGCGATTTCCGAGTACGCGCCGGGCCAGGTGGAGATCACCCTGGAGCACGGCGACGCACTCACCGCAATGGACCAGGCGGTGCGCTACAAGCGCCTGGTCAAAGGTGTGGCGCACAAGCACGGGATGCAGGCGTGCTTCATGGCCAAGCCGTTCGACGACCTGGCCGGCACCGGCATGCACATGCACGTGTCGCTGGCCGATGCCGAGGGCAACAACCTGTTCGCCAGCGAGGACCCTGCCGGCACGCCGCTGCTGCGCCAATCCGTGGGCGGCATGCTGAAAAGCCTGCTCGACTCGCTGCTGCTGTTCTGCCCCAACGCCAACTCCTACCGTCGCTTCCAGGCCAACAGCTATGCGCCGCTGGCGCCGACCTGGGGCTGCGACAACCGCACCGTGAGCCTGCGCGTACCCGGCGGACCGGCCCATACCCGCCACGTGGAGCACCGTATCTGCGGCGCCGACGCCAACCCCTACCTGGCTGCCGCGGCGATCCTCGCCGGCATCCATCGCGGCATCCGCGAGGAGATCGACCCGGGCGCGCCGGTGGAAGGCAACGGCTATGCCCAGGCCAAGGAACTGCTGCCCACCGACTGGTTGACCTCACTGCGCGCGCTGGAGCGCTCCAGCTGGGCGCGGGATGCGCTGGGGCACGAATTCCTCGGCGTCTACCTGAAGGTCAAGCAGGCCGAATATCGCCAGTTCATGGGTGAGGTCGGCGAGCAGGACTGGCGCTGGTATCTGACGCAAGCGTGA
- a CDS encoding NAD(P)/FAD-dependent oxidoreductase, with translation MNAALNPATPAPERAKSYYSASLNEETGYPTLQGEVSVDIAIIGGGFTGVATAVELAERGYKVAIVETNKVGWGASGRNGGQVTGSLSGDAAMEKQMRQWLGDDVDDFIWHLRWRGHEIIKSRVEKYGIACDLKFGHLHAAMKPSHMDELKATFDDAKRRGMGDEISLLDGAGVRAHLESDLYCGAIKNTRNMHLHPLNLCIGEAKAAASLGTLIFEHSEVLDIIHGARPAVVTKGGRINAAQVMLAGDVYHKLERKQLKGMIFPAMGGIVTTKPLGELAKRINPQDLAVYDCRFVLDYYRMTGDGRLLFGGGANYSGRDSRDIAGELRPCIERTFPALKGVDIEFQWSCAMGIVMNRIPQLGKLSENVWYCQGYSGHGVATTHIMGEIMATAMTGDLEKFDTFAQCKHIRVPMGDVFGNPMLAAGMWYYQMMEKLR, from the coding sequence ATGAACGCTGCACTGAACCCCGCCACGCCCGCCCCCGAGCGCGCGAAGTCCTACTACTCCGCGAGCCTCAACGAAGAGACCGGCTACCCCACGCTGCAAGGCGAGGTGAGCGTCGACATCGCCATCATCGGCGGCGGCTTCACCGGCGTCGCCACCGCCGTGGAACTGGCCGAGCGCGGCTACAAGGTGGCCATCGTCGAGACCAACAAGGTCGGCTGGGGCGCCAGCGGGCGCAACGGCGGGCAGGTCACCGGCAGCCTCTCGGGCGACGCCGCGATGGAGAAGCAGATGCGCCAGTGGCTGGGCGACGACGTCGACGACTTCATCTGGCACCTGCGCTGGCGCGGCCACGAGATCATCAAGAGCCGCGTGGAGAAGTACGGCATCGCCTGCGACCTGAAGTTCGGCCACCTGCACGCGGCCATGAAGCCGTCGCACATGGACGAGCTGAAGGCCACCTTCGACGACGCCAAGCGCCGTGGCATGGGCGACGAGATCAGCCTGCTGGACGGTGCCGGCGTGCGCGCGCACCTGGAGAGCGACCTCTACTGCGGCGCCATCAAGAACACCCGCAACATGCACCTGCACCCGCTCAACCTGTGTATCGGCGAGGCCAAGGCCGCCGCCAGCCTGGGCACGCTGATCTTCGAGCACTCCGAGGTACTGGACATCATCCACGGCGCGCGCCCGGCGGTGGTCACCAAAGGCGGGCGGATCAACGCCGCGCAAGTGATGCTCGCCGGCGACGTCTACCACAAGCTGGAACGCAAGCAGCTCAAGGGCATGATCTTCCCGGCGATGGGCGGCATCGTCACCACCAAGCCGCTGGGCGAGCTGGCCAAGCGCATCAACCCGCAGGACCTGGCGGTCTACGACTGCCGCTTCGTGCTCGACTACTACCGCATGACCGGCGACGGCCGCCTGCTGTTCGGCGGCGGCGCCAACTACTCGGGCCGCGACTCGCGCGACATCGCCGGCGAACTGCGCCCGTGCATCGAACGCACCTTCCCGGCGCTCAAGGGCGTGGACATCGAGTTCCAGTGGAGCTGCGCCATGGGCATTGTGATGAACCGCATCCCGCAGCTGGGCAAGCTGTCGGAGAACGTCTGGTACTGCCAGGGCTACTCCGGCCACGGCGTGGCGACCACCCACATCATGGGCGAGATCATGGCCACCGCGATGACCGGCGACCTGGAGAAGTTCGACACCTTCGCCCAGTGCAAGCACATCCGCGTGCCCATGGGCGACGTGTTCGGCAACCCGATGCTGGCCGCGGGCATGTGGTACTACCAGATGATGGAGAAGCTGCGCTGA
- a CDS encoding LysR substrate-binding domain-containing protein translates to MRFPSMTALRVLDAVARLGSLSGAASELSLTRSAVSHQLHSLEDCLGIPLTERVGRGIALTYHGECFARETQRALAILNEARRFANAEEVAGRLCVSCTPGFATYWLCHQIGKFQRAHPQVELNLVSPRIPDDVTNRDVDLFIAYGVGDWPDLHVELIATLDTFPVCSPSLLNSVGGLDSPEDLASLPFLHMVDHSDWLLWAAAAGVRDLNVRNGIVFSDAHLVQSAAIAGQGVAMGDALVSGDAMAKGQLVRLFNVAIEPPNRYYFVTDPAKTERPDVRAFKAWMKAELRMSEQFRQGGRNVLIGE, encoded by the coding sequence ATGCGTTTCCCCTCGATGACCGCCCTGCGCGTGCTCGACGCCGTTGCCCGCCTGGGCAGCCTGTCCGGCGCGGCCAGCGAACTGAGCCTGACCCGCAGCGCCGTCAGCCACCAGTTGCACAGCCTGGAAGACTGCCTGGGCATCCCGCTTACCGAACGGGTCGGCCGCGGCATCGCGCTGACCTACCACGGCGAATGCTTCGCCCGCGAAACCCAGCGCGCCCTGGCGATCCTCAACGAGGCGCGGCGCTTCGCCAATGCCGAGGAAGTGGCCGGCCGCCTGTGCGTGAGCTGCACGCCGGGCTTCGCCACCTACTGGCTGTGCCACCAGATCGGCAAGTTCCAGCGCGCCCACCCGCAGGTGGAACTGAACCTGGTCTCGCCCCGGATTCCCGACGACGTCACCAACCGCGACGTCGACCTGTTCATCGCCTACGGCGTGGGCGACTGGCCGGACCTGCATGTGGAGCTGATCGCCACCCTCGACACCTTCCCGGTGTGCAGCCCGTCGCTGCTCAACTCGGTGGGCGGCCTGGACTCGCCGGAAGATCTCGCCAGCCTGCCCTTCCTGCACATGGTCGATCACTCCGACTGGCTGCTCTGGGCCGCCGCGGCCGGGGTGCGCGACCTCAACGTGCGCAACGGTATCGTCTTCTCCGACGCCCACCTGGTGCAGTCGGCGGCCATCGCCGGACAAGGCGTGGCAATGGGCGACGCACTGGTCAGCGGCGATGCGATGGCCAAGGGGCAACTGGTGCGGCTGTTCAACGTCGCCATCGAGCCGCCCAACCGCTACTACTTCGTCACCGACCCGGCGAAGACCGAACGCCCCGACGTGCGGGCTTTCAAGGCCTGGATGAAGGCCGAACTGCGCATGTCCGAGCAGTTCCGCCAGGGCGGTCGCAATGTCCTGATTGGTGAATAA
- a CDS encoding ABC transporter ATP-binding protein — protein MERQPQLRAIGIGKSYGSFNALDNVSIDIRQGEFLTLLGPSGSGKTTFLMILAGFQDPSRGKLEEGGADITKRPAEKRNFGMVFQGYALFPHMSIEDNVAFPLKIRGVKAEERNRRVRHMLEVVGLGEHLGKRPGELSGGQQQRVAIARALVFEPDMLLLDEPLSALDKNLREQLQAELQRIHRQVGTTFVFVTHDQNEALALSTRIAIFNRGQLAQVDDPQTIYNQPSNRFVAEFLGKMNLFPLSQVGRAGELACGRFGEAELRAGYSPAVQAEAPLLAVRPEHMQLHSVPPQVNGHNVVQAVLTAKTYQGASTELCLGAGSEGKQPMSLAVHADHQASRLEQGAKVWLSWPIEKSLLIA, from the coding sequence GTGGAGCGACAGCCCCAACTACGTGCCATCGGCATCGGCAAGAGCTACGGCAGTTTCAACGCGCTGGACAACGTGTCCATCGACATCCGCCAGGGCGAGTTCCTGACCCTCCTCGGGCCTTCGGGCTCCGGCAAGACCACCTTCCTGATGATCCTCGCCGGCTTCCAGGACCCGTCCCGCGGCAAGCTCGAAGAGGGCGGCGCCGACATCACCAAACGCCCTGCCGAGAAGCGCAACTTCGGCATGGTGTTCCAGGGCTACGCCCTGTTCCCGCACATGAGTATCGAGGACAACGTCGCCTTCCCGCTGAAGATCCGTGGCGTGAAGGCCGAGGAACGCAACCGTCGCGTGCGCCACATGCTCGAAGTGGTCGGCCTCGGCGAGCACCTGGGCAAGCGCCCCGGCGAGCTCTCCGGCGGCCAGCAGCAACGCGTGGCCATCGCCCGCGCACTGGTGTTCGAGCCGGACATGCTGCTGCTCGACGAACCCCTCTCGGCGCTGGACAAGAACCTGCGCGAGCAGCTGCAGGCCGAACTGCAGCGCATCCACCGCCAGGTCGGCACCACCTTCGTCTTCGTCACCCACGACCAGAACGAAGCCCTCGCCCTGTCCACCCGCATCGCCATCTTCAACCGTGGCCAACTGGCCCAGGTCGACGACCCGCAGACCATCTACAACCAACCCAGCAACCGCTTCGTCGCCGAGTTCCTCGGCAAGATGAACCTGTTCCCGCTGAGCCAGGTGGGCCGTGCCGGCGAACTGGCCTGCGGACGCTTCGGCGAGGCCGAGCTGCGCGCCGGCTACTCCCCGGCCGTGCAGGCCGAAGCACCGCTGCTGGCCGTGCGTCCGGAACACATGCAGCTGCATAGCGTGCCGCCCCAGGTGAATGGCCACAACGTGGTGCAGGCGGTACTCACCGCCAAGACCTACCAGGGCGCCAGCACCGAGCTGTGCCTGGGTGCCGGCAGCGAGGGCAAGCAACCGATGAGCCTGGCCGTGCACGCCGACCACCAGGCCTCGCGCCTGGAACAGGGTGCCAAGGTCTGGCTGAGCTGGCCCATCGAGAAAAGCCTGCTGATCGCCTGA